A region of the Arthrobacter sp. FW306-07-I genome:
ATGTCCAGCGCCGGAGCAATCACCTCGTCGCAAACACCGTCCACCTGGATGGTGTGGACCACGGGCCAGGCCCGGGCTTCGCCATCGGGGCTGCGCGCCACGAGGGCGGAGAGTTCGCGGGTGAATTCCACTTTGGCCTCGGCCAGCAGGGGACTCATGGCGGCAAACCAGTCAGCCGCCTCGGCGGCCTCCTCCGGCGAGCCGACGATCCTGACGCCCTTGCCGTCATATCCACCGCGCGGGGTTTTCAGGACAACGGGCCAACCGGTTTCATCGCCGAAGCGCACCAGCGCGTCAACGTCGGCCACGGATGCCCAGGTGGGGTTCGGCAGTTCCAGCCGGTCGATGGCCGCACGCATGACCAGTTTGTCCTGGGCGTGGACCAGGGCGTCCGGTCCGGGCTGGACGTTGACTCCGGCCTCCTGCAGGGCGCGGAGGTGGTCCGTGGGCACGTGCTCGTGGTCGAACGTCATCACGTCCAGGCCCTTGGCAAAGTCCAGGAGCGTCTGCAGATCCTTGTAGTCGCCCACTGGAGTAGTGGGTACTGCCGATACCGCCGACACGTCGTCACCTTCGGCGAGGACGCGGAGTTCAAAGCCGAGTGCTGTAGCGGCAGGGGCCATCATTCGCGCGAGCTGGCCGCCGCCAACCACGCCTATCACTGGAAAAGTCACATGTGCCAGCCTACCGAAGACGCGCCGGATCGACGCTTTTGCGGCCCGGTGGGGGACGGACATTTTCGCGGGGAGGGGTACCCGGCTCCTGCATCCGGGGGGCGCTGTAAGGCTTTGGGGCTAAAATGGACCTTTGGCCGAGTGGCCCACAGTTCGTCACGGCCATGGAGGGTCATGTTTAGCACACTTGCAGATCGTATCCGGGGGCTCGCCTCACTCTTCTGGCGCGAGGTGGCCAAGTTTGGTGCGGTCGGCGGTGTCGCGTTCGTCATCGATAACGGGCTGACCTATTACCTGATGCACGGCCCCATGTCCGACAGCGAGGCGAA
Encoded here:
- a CDS encoding 5-(carboxyamino)imidazole ribonucleotide synthase; the protein is MMAPAATALGFELRVLAEGDDVSAVSAVPTTPVGDYKDLQTLLDFAKGLDVMTFDHEHVPTDHLRALQEAGVNVQPGPDALVHAQDKLVMRAAIDRLELPNPTWASVADVDALVRFGDETGWPVVLKTPRGGYDGKGVRIVGSPEEAAEAADWFAAMSPLLAEAKVEFTRELSALVARSPDGEARAWPVVHTIQVDGVCDEVIAPALDIPLEVAAAAEDAALRIAAELDVTGVLAVELFETPGTGAGFLINELAMRPHNTGHWTQDGSITSQFEQHLRAVLNLPLGATDALAPVTVMKNFLGGENQDLYSAYPMALAAEPAAKVHCYGKSVRPGRKIGHVNLVGSSTAEVDSVRRRATAVAGIIRDGRVSAEEPAAIFEEKA